The sequence below is a genomic window from Uranotaenia lowii strain MFRU-FL chromosome 2, ASM2978415v1, whole genome shotgun sequence.
AGACGAGAATGCTAAAGATCCAGCTGAACAGGTGCTTAGTTCTAAGAATAGCGATAAGAGTAGTCATGAGAACAACAACATAAGATTTGATACTAACTCTAAACCAAGTGCTAGTAGACCTAAGCAGAATAACTACGTAGCAGTTAGTAGTAAACCGATTAGCGTAGCTAGTAAATCCGAGCGTTCGTCAGTCAAAGTCGCGGGTAGTGTTCGCGAGCGATTAGCATTGCTTCAAGCCAAACAAGACCTGGCTAGAATGCGGTTAGATGAGGAAGAAAAGCGTCGTAAAGAAGATAGCGATGCTAGATTGAAAAGGTTGTCAATGGAAGAGGATTTTTTACGCGAAAAGTTGGAAATTATTGATAGAGCTGAAAGTGTCCTGGAAAGTGAGTGGAGTAGAACGCATAAAGTGCGAAAGTGGCTTGATAAGCAGAAAAAAGATGGACCAGAACTTGAAGAAGAGGATAATGCTGTTGGTGGAAGAAAACCTGAGGGAAATTCCAGCCCAGTCCGACATCCGGAAGTAATGGTCGCGAGGTCTTGCAGTTCAGCGAATCGGCACAATCGACATTCTACGAGGCTCTCGGATTGCAGTTCGAGAACTGCAGCACAGGAACACCGGGTATCTACAAGATTACCGCAACGATCGTCGCACAACGAAAACTCGTGGAAAGGACCCACTGCGGAACAAATAGCTGCCAGGAACATCTGGCCGAAAAAGCTGCCGACCTTTTCCGGTGATCCGGAAACATGGCCTTTATTCATCAACACGTACGAGAATGGGAACATCGCGTGTGGGTTCAGCAACACCGAAAATTTGATCCGCCTTCAGGAGAGTTTGCAAGGGAACGCTCGAGCAGTGGTTCAGATGAAGCTAATGGAACCCAAATGTGTACCATCTATCATCGAGGTCTTGAAACAGCTATTTGGCAGACCAGAGCTGCTGATTAAGGCTCTATTGGCCAATTTACGGAAGGTTTCGGCTCCACATCCGGAAAATTTGGAATCGTTGTTGAGCTTTGGAGTAGCAGTGACACAAGTGTGTGACTACCTCGAAACAGCTAAGTTGGATGCTCATCTGTCCAATCCTACAATTTTGGCCGAATTGGTGGCCAAATTGCCATCATCATATCAGATGGAATGGGTGCGATACAAACGTGCATGCAACGAATGCACATTGAAGGAGTTCGGTGAGTTTATGCAGCTACTCATCTTTGACGCAAGTGAAGTGACTACGATTACCTCAGGAAAGCTGAAACCCATCATGTTCGATAAAATCCAGTCTTCTAAAGGACATTTTCACACACACATGGAAAGCGAGGTGGAGGTGAAACCCAAAGGTGCCAGAATACCATGTGTGAGTTGCGCACGCACTGATCATCGTTTGCAAAACTGCGATGTTTTCAAACGGCTCACTGTACCTGAAAGAAAGAAATTGATCGAAAAGGAAAAGCTGTGTTCGTTATGTTTTTTCGGTCACACATCGGAATGTAACTCCAAACGAAGGTGTGGTGTGAATCAGTGCTCTGAACGTCATCATCCACTGCTTCATCCAGAAAGATTAGCAGGAGAAGAAAGCAGAGAACAGCGACAAACTGGAGGTAGGAGAGACAATGGTGGACCTTCATATGTCACAGCCAACTGCAATGTCCACAGACCGGCCAAAAGAGCAATCCTGTTTCACGTAGTTCCTGTTACGTTGCATAACGGAGAGAACCAGATAGATGTGCTAGCGTTTTTGGATGACGGTTCATCGTTGTCTCTTCTCGAAGCCAATGTGGCCTCCAAAATTGGAATTCAAGGAATTCACCAGCCGTTGGAAATGACTTGGACATCGAACGTCACCAGAAGTGAGACTGCTTCTCAAAACGTCAGGATCCAGATTTCGCCTAGAGGAAGTAATACCAAAATCCAAATGTGGAACGTGCACACGGTCAACCGCTTGAATTTACCTTCGCAAAGCATGAACACTTCGATAATGCGCAGcaaatttaagcatttgaaAGGTTTGCCAGTAGATAGCTACGCTGCGGAAGAACCGAAGCTATTAATCGGTTTAGATCACGCCGACCTGTTGTATCCGATCGAGAGTCGCAAGGGTTTACCAGGTGAGCCCATTGCGGTGCGCTCGGCCTTGGGATGGTCCGTTTTTGGTCCAGTAGGAGATGAATTACCAGTTGCCGAATACTGCAATGTACACCGTTGTGCCTGTGAAAACTTGGACGAAAGGCTGCGTCAGTTTTATGCGATCGAAGAAGCTGGGATTGATATTGGGAACCAACCTGAGAAGGATGCTGACCGTAGAGCACGAGAAATTCTGGAGGCAACAACTACCCGAATCGGGAAAAGGTTCGAGACTGGTTTGCTGTGGAGAACATCGGACGTTAAGTTTCCTTCGAGTAGCTACGCTATGGCCGAAAAGAGGTTGAGGAGTCTAGAGCATCGACTGGCGAAATCCGAAGAGCTTCGAGATAATGTACACAGTCAAATTAATCAGTACATCCAGAAGGGGTACGCGCATATCGCTTCGGAGGAAGAGCTGACCAAAACCAGTCCGGAGAAAACTTGGTATTTACCAGTTAATATTGTGCTGAACCCTAAGAAGCCGAATAAAGTGCGGCTCGTGTGGGATGCGGCCGCCAAGATTGAAGGAGTGTCTCTCAATTCCCTTTTGTTGAAAGGACCTGACTTACTTACCGCACTGCCAACAGTGTTGAGCCGATTTCGTGAGCGAAACATTGGGTTTGGAGGCGACATAGCCGAAATGTTTCATCAAGTGCGCATCAGAAATGATGATAAGCATGCCCAACGATTTTGTTTAGGCCGAATCCATTAGCCAAGCCAATCGTCTATGTGATGGACGTGGCGACTTTCGGGGCAGCTTGTTCGCCATGCTCAgcacaatttattaaaaacaagaATGCAGAGGAGTTTACGGAGCGCTTTCCAGAAGCATCTGAGGCCATCGTCAACAAAACGTACGTCGACGACTACTTTGACAGCACGGACTCTGTTGCAGAAGCTATTGAACGAGCACAACAGGTCAGATGGATTCATCAAGAGGGCGGCTTCCACATCCGCAACTGGGTGTCTAATTCAACAGCGTTCTTAGAAGCGATGGGTAGTTCATCAGCGGAAAGTCTAGTGAAAGTGGGCGAAGACAAGAACAACTCTGTGGATCGCGTGCTGGGAATGTACTGGCAGGCAGAAACAGATGTCTTCCTTTTTTCGACTTCTACCAGGGAAGACTTGGGACCATTTCTGTTCCAGGGACAACGACCAACAAAACGAATGGCGTTACGTTGTCTTATGAGCCTGTTTGACCCTTTGGGCTTTTTGTCACCGTTATTGGTTCATGGGAAAATCCTGTTACAAGATGTGTGGAGAAGTGGAATAACTTGGGATGAAGAACTCAAAGAACCAGAGTTCCTACAATGGCTGAAGTGGACATCACTGTTTTCTTGTCTTCAAGATCTATCTGTTCCACgctgttattttgaaaattgcgaTCCTGCTGCGTATGAATCCTTGCAACTCCATGTGTTTGCTGATGCCAGCGAGCATGCGTATGGCTGTGTGGCGTATTTCCGTATAGTAGATGCGGGGCAACCTAAATGCGCATTGGTGATGTCTAAGTCTAGAGTTGCTCCGTTGAAACCTTTATCAATACCAAGGATGGAGTTACAGGCAGCTGTTGCTGGTGCTAGGATGACCAACGCGGTGCGGTCGAATCATTCTTTACCAATACGAGAATCGTTTTTGTGGATAGACAACAAAGCAGTTCTTTCATGGCTTGCTTCAGATCCTCGGAACTACACGCCGTTCGTAGGGAACAGAGTTGCTGAGATACACGATCTAATCGATGTAAGAACTTGCCGGTGGGTTCCAACAAAAGACAACGTTGCTGACATTCTAACCAAGTGGACCGGAGAAGCAGAGTTGAAATCTTGCAGTCGATGGTATCATGGTCCTCAGTTTTTACTAGATTGCGAATCTAGTTGGCCGGAATCAGCGCTTTCATCTCCGGGAACGCAGGAAGAACTTCGAGCAAAGTTTCTTTTTCATGACGTGACAACTACAGCTGCTCTCATCGATCCAAGCCGTATTTCAAGATGGAAAATAATTGTAAGAACCATGACGATGGTATACCGATTTATTGAAAACTGCCGCAGACGGATTGCAAAGAAGCCGATAGTAGCTGTACCGAGGGGTAATATGCGAGCCCTTTTACAATTTCCGGCAACAATTACCCAAGTTCAACAGAAAGAATATCAACGTGCAGAATTTCATCTTTGGCAGATGGCGCAACAACAGGAATTTCCTGATGAATACTCAATTTTAGTGTTCAACCGAGACAAACCAGCGGACAAGTGGAAACCATTGGAAAAGAGCAGTTTTCTCTACAACAAATCTCCGTTCATCGACGAGTTCGGAGTGATGCGCATGGAGAGCCGAATAGAACACGCTGTAGATCTTCCCTTTGATCTTCGCTTTCCTGTCATCCTTCCGCGGAAGAACCTTGTTACTACCAGACTATTAGAATACTATCATCGTCAGTTCGGACATTCCAACCGGGAGACTGTAGTGAACGAAGTTCGCCAACGCTTCGTTATACAAAATCTTCGAGCTGCTATCAAAGACGTGATGAAGGCGTGCCAGTGGTGCAAGATACGGAAATGTAAACCAGATCATCCAAAGATGGCTCCTCTGCCAAAGGAACGTTTGACGCCGCACATTCGACCTTTCAGTTACGTTGGAATCGATTACTGTGGCCCGATTGAAGTAACTGTGACTCGTCATAAGGAAAAGCGGTACATTGCGGTGTTTACGTGTCTCGTGACCAGAGGCGTACATCTTGAAGTTGCCCATAGCCTATCAACAGACTCCTGCAAGATGGCGATACGTCGCTTCGTGAAGAGGAAGGCCGCTCCTGTGAAGATATTTTCTGACAATGGGACCAACTTGGTGGGAGCAAGTCGAGAATTAGCTGAGCAATTACGACGAATCAACGAAACTTGTTCGGAGACCTTTACGGACGCAAGAACGGAATGGTGTTTCAACCCGCCCTCTGCTCCCCACATGGGCGGTGTTTGGGAGCGAATGGTGCGCTCGGTGAAGGAATCTCTCAAGGCGTACGACGATGGTGGAAAGCTGAACGACGAAATACTTCTTACATCATTGGCCGAAGTAGAAGACTTGATAAACTCGAGGCCACTTACCTACATGCCACAAGAGTCCGCAATTGAAGAAGCTATTACACCAAACCACTTCATCAAAGGTTTCTCATCAGAGAACAAGGAGGCGATGTGTGATCCGGTCGATCTAGGGGACGCTTTACGCAGTAGTTTCAAGAGGTCGCAGCAAATGACTGAACGTTATTGGATGAGGTGGATTAAGGAGTACTTGCCAACGCTGCAGCAGAGGTCTAAGTGGTTCCAAAATACGCAACCGATCAAGGTCGGGGACCTGGTCTACATAGCCGAAGGGACTCGGAGGTGCTGGGTTCGCGGACGCGTGGTGCAGGTGATACCGAATAAGGATGGAGTAGTAAGGCGAGTCGTGGTGAAAACCAGAAATGGAGAATTGAGACGACCAGTGGTCAAACTTGCCGTGCTGGAAGTTGCAGGTGAAGCCGATGGATCCGGAGGGTCATCAGCTCCACGGGGCGGGGAATGTTAGCACCGACATGGCCGTTCTCTCTAAAAGAGCCCCTGATCGTCGAAGTGTGTTTGGCAGTTCGTTTAGGGATTCATTCGTCAACACTAAGCGATGACTTAGCAGAAGAGAAGAACAGAAGTTAGCTTCCAGATAATTCTACCGCGTTTTTTGATAGCGAATTTATAAAAGTatatttcattattattattaaagtttattgaaactgTGAGTATAGTTTACTTGAAATTAATATCAGCAGCTAATAATTAAATGCCTACAGGTCAGCGATTCGATAATTGCTCCGTCCAGTTAACTGTTTCGAGTTGCTAGGTTAGGGGATAACAAGATGTAGGTATAGAATGAAATTTGTTAAACACTTTTACTAAATAAAATGTAATTCTAGTTTTGAGCCCCACAAAAAGTGCCGCTTCAGAAACGACTTTCCTTCATCCGAACACGGGAAACTTCAGATTTATTGCCAAGTTCTTCGCTGTTCCGACTCTGCTATCTGCCCGTATCACGTCGTTCTCGTCCAAGTATGGAGATTGTTTATAGAGTAAGCTTTTCTTAGGTATGGCGATCTTGGTTTGTACTGATATTTTCTGGTTgcgttttaaaatttcgaactcTTCTAAGAACGATTGTCGTTGGCATAGGCGAAAAATAGCATTCTCTGCTGCGCCGAGCTCTTCTTGGCTAAGGAATCCGCTGTATCTTTTTTCGAATAACCGCACATAATAATTACAAAACCGGTAAACGTATGCTATTGTCCGTATTAGGCGTTCCCATTTAGAAAAGTTAGTAAAGGTAACTATGGACTCCATAGCAACAACTGCAGAATGCACACACGAAACTCTAAGTTCCTCAGTAGTAGTTTTCAAGGTCTTCGGTTGAGGCCAGCTCTCTTCTGGGCCCCACAGAAATGTCGGTCCTTTAAACCAGCTATCATTCGACTGTAGTGGAGGTCCTTGTCCCCACTTGGTAGCGTGGTCAGCAACGTTGAATCGGGATGGTACCCATCGCCATTCTGATACGTTTGTCGATGACAAAATTTCTCCTACACGACATGCCACAAATTGTGAGAATCTACGATGATCTGATCGAATCCACGCCAGAACCGTACTGGAATCCGACCAAAACACAACACGTTGTGCTACGACTGGATGACCATCTGTTATAAACTTCCGTAACCGCGCTCCAGTTACAGCAGCTTGCAGCTCTAATCGCGGGATGGATATGTGTTTCAACGGAGCGACCTTAGTTTTAGCCGCTACAAGAGTACATTCGAACACGCCGGGACTGATTGGAATACGGAAATAACCAGCTGCCGCGTAGGCA
It includes:
- the LOC129743408 gene encoding uncharacterized protein LOC129743408; the protein is MDVATFGAACSPCSAQFIKNKNAEEFTERFPEASEAIVNKTYVDDYFDSTDSVAEAIERAQQVRWIHQEGGFHIRNWVSNSTAFLEAMGSSSAESLVKVGEDKNNSVDRVLGMYWQAETDVFLFSTSTREDLGPFLFQGQRPTKRMALRCLMSLFDPLGFLSPLLVHGKILLQDVWRSGITWDEELKEPEFLQWLKWTSLFSCLQDLSVPRCYFENCDPAAYESLQLHVFADASEHAYGCVAYFRIVDAGQPKCALVMSKSRVAPLKPLSIPRMELQAAVAGARMTNAVRSNHSLPIRESFLWIDNKAVLSWLASDPRNYTPFVGNRVAEIHDLIDVRTCRWVPTKDNVADILTKWTGEAELKSCSRWYHGPQFLLDCESSWPESALSSPGTQEELRAKFLFHDVTTTAALIDPSRISRWKIIVRTMTMVYRFIENCRRRIAKKPIVAVPRGNMRALLQFPATITQVQQKEYQRAEFHLWQMAQQQEFPDEYSILVFNRDKPADKWKPLEKSSFLYNKSPFIDEFGVMRMESRIEHAVDLPFDLRFPVILPRKNLVTTRLLEYYHRQFGHSNRETVVNEVRQRFVIQNLRAAIKDVMKACQWCKIRKCKPDHPKMAPLPKERLTPHIRPFSYVGIDYCGPIEVTVTRHKEKRYIAVFTCLVTRGVHLEVAHSLSTDSCKMAIRRFVKRKAAPVKIFSDNGTNLVGASRELAEQLRRINETCSETFTDARTEWCFNPPSAPHMGGVWERMVRSVKESLKAYDDGGKLNDEILLTSLAEVEDLINSRPLTYMPQESAIEEAITPNHFIKGFSSENKEAMCDPVDLGDALRSSFKRSQQMTERYWMRWIKEYLPTLQQRSKWFQNTQPIKVGDLVYIAEGTRRCWVRGRVVQVIPNKDGVVRRVVVKTRNGELRRPVVKLAVLEVAGEADGSGGSSAPRGGEC
- the LOC129743407 gene encoding uncharacterized protein LOC129743407, which gives rise to MGPRKNRIDTGCDCDVCDRPNYAKTWMVECMGCRKWLHYDCANVTPGVKHRTFYCLKCTGGNTTPTNSRNTGARKKQADPVLPPVTDGDAESALVDENAKDPAEQVLSSKNSDKSSHENNNIRFDTNSKPSASRPKQNNYVAVSSKPISVASKSERSSVKVAGSVRERLALLQAKQDLARMRLDEEEKRRKEDSDARLKRLSMEEDFLREKLEIIDRAESVLESEWSRTHKVRKWLDKQKKDGPELEEEDNAVGGRKPEGNSSPVRHPEVMVARSCSSANRHNRHSTRLSDCSSRTAAQEHRVSTRLPQRSSHNENSWKGPTAEQIAARNIWPKKLPTFSGDPETWPLFINTYENGNIACGFSNTENLIRLQESLQGNARAVVQMKLMEPKCVPSIIEVLKQLFGRPELLIKALLANLRKVSAPHPENLESLLSFGVAVTQVCDYLETAKLDAHLSNPTILAELVAKLPSSYQMEWVRYKRACNECTLKEFGEFMQLLIFDASEVTTITSGKLKPIMFDKIQSSKGHFHTHMESEVEVKPKGARIPCVSCARTDHRLQNCDVFKRLTVPERKKLIEKEKLCSLCFFGHTSECNSKRRCGVNQCSERHHPLLHPERLAGEESREQRQTGGRRDNGGPSYVTANCNVHRPAKRAILFHVVPVTLHNGENQIDVLAFLDDGSSLSLLEANVASKIGIQGIHQPLEMTWTSNVTRSETASQNVRIQISPRGSNTKIQMWNVHTVNRLNLPSQSMNTSIMRSKFKHLKGLPVDSYAAEEPKLLIGLDHADLLYPIESRKGLPGEPIAVRSALGWSVFGPVGDELPVAEYCNVHRCACENLDERLRQFYAIEEAGIDIGNQPEKDADRRAREILEATTTRIGKRFETGLLWRTSDVKFPSSSYAMAEKRLRSLEHRLAKSEELRDNVHSQINQYIQKGYAHIASEEELTKTSPEKTWYLPVNIVLNPKKPNKVRLVWDAAAKIEGVSLNSLLLKGPDLLTALPTVLSRFRERNIGFGGDIAEMFHQVRIRNDDKHAQRFCLGRIH